A genomic segment from Actinomadura hallensis encodes:
- a CDS encoding glycosyltransferase has product MHRPLNIALVSASDLDGEHLQSIHVRDLARSLTRPLTADGEPNQVTVYTRRQNASARGRTRLAPGAALVNLDAGPARPLSDDELLAHVRDFADGLRRRWSGAGRPDIVHAHGWIGGLAACAVARELGIPFAQSYHGVAAAERRSGRRVHPHRDRLEKAIGRDADLVLAGHSEEASAIVRMGVPRPSVSVVPYGVDGDLFSQVGPAMPRGDRRRLVMICDDLETADVETALQAMVHVPHAELTITGGPAREDLDADQAVHRLTLLAKELHVADRVIFLGRMPRKTLPKLLRTASLVLCLTPHQPCPSTPLEAMACGVPVVTAPVDGNADEVLDRITGLHVPAGRPVVIGRAIRRLLAEETTLHGYSIAAADRARSRYSLERVAAETLRAYLKVLPEPEPEPEPEAAAEDVAERETDRTPALVG; this is encoded by the coding sequence ATGCACCGCCCGCTGAACATTGCGCTCGTGTCCGCCTCCGACCTTGACGGCGAACACCTGCAGTCCATCCACGTTCGGGACCTCGCCCGTTCGCTCACCCGTCCCCTGACCGCCGACGGTGAGCCGAACCAGGTCACGGTGTACACGCGGCGGCAGAACGCCTCCGCCCGCGGCCGCACCCGGCTGGCGCCGGGCGCCGCGCTGGTCAACCTGGACGCCGGGCCGGCCCGCCCGCTGTCCGACGACGAACTCCTCGCCCACGTCCGCGACTTCGCCGACGGCCTGCGCCGCCGCTGGTCGGGCGCGGGACGCCCCGACATCGTCCACGCCCACGGCTGGATCGGCGGGCTCGCCGCCTGCGCCGTCGCCCGCGAGCTGGGCATCCCGTTCGCGCAGAGCTACCACGGCGTCGCCGCCGCCGAGCGCCGCAGCGGCCGCCGCGTCCACCCGCACCGGGACCGCCTGGAGAAGGCCATCGGCCGCGACGCCGACCTCGTGCTGGCCGGGCACTCGGAGGAGGCCTCCGCGATCGTGCGGATGGGCGTCCCCCGGCCGTCGGTCTCCGTCGTCCCCTACGGTGTCGACGGCGATTTGTTCTCGCAGGTCGGCCCGGCGATGCCGAGGGGCGACCGGCGCCGCCTCGTGATGATCTGCGACGACCTGGAGACCGCGGACGTCGAGACCGCGCTGCAGGCGATGGTCCACGTCCCGCACGCCGAGCTGACGATCACCGGCGGCCCCGCCCGCGAGGACCTGGACGCCGACCAGGCCGTGCACCGGCTGACGCTGCTGGCCAAGGAGCTGCACGTCGCCGACCGGGTGATCTTCCTGGGCCGGATGCCCCGCAAGACCCTGCCGAAGCTGCTGCGCACCGCGAGCCTCGTCCTCTGCCTGACCCCCCACCAGCCGTGCCCGTCGACCCCGCTGGAGGCCATGGCCTGCGGCGTGCCCGTCGTGACGGCCCCGGTGGACGGCAACGCCGACGAGGTGCTCGACCGCATCACCGGCCTGCACGTCCCCGCCGGGCGTCCCGTCGTGATCGGCCGCGCCATCCGGCGCCTGCTGGCCGAGGAGACCACGCTGCACGGCTACTCCATCGCCGCCGCCGACCGCGCCCGCTCCCGCTACTCCCTGGAGCGGGTCGCCGCCGAGACGCTCCGCGCCTACCTCAAGGTGCTGCCCGAGCCGGAGCCCGAGCCTGAGCCCGAGGCCGCCGCCGAAGACGTGGCGGAGCGCGAGACCGACAGGACCCCCGCCCTGGTCGGCTGA
- a CDS encoding histone deacetylase, giving the protein MNDDEPLWYVAYGSNLFRERFRCYLAGGRPEGGARSQAGCRDPRPARAEQSITVPGGIYFAHHSRTWGGGTAFYDPDLPGRAAARAYLLTRRQFCDVLSQEMHRPVGVDHDLSEALRHGRQRIGPGRYETVLKVGERGGCPMLTFTSPEPGPPNAPTAAYLAMLGGGLREAHGWTAERAASYLAGRPGARGAWTPEGIAGLLRPGSPRRGGLGSSHERR; this is encoded by the coding sequence ATGAATGACGACGAACCCCTCTGGTATGTGGCATACGGGTCGAACCTGTTCCGGGAGAGGTTCCGCTGCTACCTCGCGGGCGGCCGTCCCGAGGGCGGCGCCCGCAGTCAGGCGGGGTGCCGCGACCCGCGTCCCGCCCGCGCCGAGCAGTCGATCACCGTGCCCGGCGGCATCTACTTCGCGCACCACTCCCGGACCTGGGGCGGCGGAACCGCCTTCTACGACCCGGACCTGCCCGGACGGGCCGCCGCCCGCGCCTACCTGCTGACGCGCCGCCAGTTCTGCGACGTCCTGTCCCAGGAGATGCACCGCCCGGTCGGCGTCGACCACGACCTGTCGGAGGCCCTGCGCCACGGCCGCCAGCGGATCGGCCCCGGCCGCTACGAGACCGTCCTGAAGGTGGGGGAGCGCGGGGGCTGTCCGATGCTGACCTTCACCTCCCCCGAACCGGGCCCGCCGAACGCGCCGACCGCCGCGTACCTGGCGATGCTCGGCGGCGGCCTCCGCGAGGCGCACGGCTGGACCGCCGAGCGCGCCGCGTCCTACCTGGCCGGACGGCCCGGGGCCCGCGGGGCCTGGACGCCCGAGGGCATCGCCGGTCTCCTGCGGCCTGGCAGCCCGCGGCGGGGCGGGCTAGGTTCGTCCCATGAACGTCGGTGA
- a CDS encoding peroxiredoxin: MNVGDVVDDFELPDETGRPRTLTGLLEKGPVVLFFYPAALTPGCTAEACHFRDVAAELAAVGAQPVGVSADEVAKQKEFADKHTLGYPLLSDPDGHVRARFGVKRGLALLPTKRQTFVIDTDRRVLAVIKSEIRMNTHADKALEVLRAR, from the coding sequence ATGAACGTCGGTGACGTCGTTGACGACTTCGAACTGCCGGACGAGACGGGCCGGCCCCGCACGCTGACCGGGCTCCTGGAGAAGGGCCCGGTGGTCCTGTTCTTCTACCCGGCCGCGCTGACGCCCGGCTGCACCGCCGAGGCCTGCCACTTCCGCGACGTGGCCGCCGAACTCGCCGCGGTCGGCGCGCAGCCCGTCGGCGTCAGCGCCGACGAGGTCGCCAAGCAGAAGGAGTTCGCCGACAAGCACACCCTCGGCTACCCGCTGCTGTCCGACCCGGACGGCCACGTCCGCGCCCGCTTCGGCGTCAAACGGGGCCTGGCCCTCCTGCCCACCAAGCGCCAGACCTTCGTCATCGACACCGACCGCCGCGTCCTGGCGGTCATCAAGAGCGAGATCCGCATGAACACCCACGCCGACAAGGCCCTGGAAGTACTGCGAGCCCGCTAA
- a CDS encoding CocE/NonD family hydrolase → MVAVGMMRRLGVTALGLRNGPHRVTVERDLEVPAADGVTLLADRYAPADVEGAPTVLVRSPYGRRGPFGLMCGQAFASHGFQAVVQSVRGGFGSGGVFEALDEREDGLATIEWLKSQPWFGGTFAMHGPSYLGYVQWAVAAEAGPALRALSMQVTASTFREAVHVGGTFALESTLIWVDLTARMKNSLSGLTTGIMSPRRARRATLSGKPIAELDRLATGEQQRFFQELLVNGPDTSFWDKRDFSPTVSRVTAPVNMTGGWYDIFLPWQMRDYAALRAAGRRPYLTIGPWFHADQRMMRRSVGDSIAWFRAHLLDDPSELREQPVRLYITGAGEWREFPDWPVPGMREERWHLQPAGALSPDPPPESEPDAYRYDPDHPTPFLGGPTLLGETRPSTDQRRLERRRDVLTYTSAVLDDDLEIIGPVTADLYIRSNREHTDFVVRLCDVTPDGESLNLCEGMRRLVPGTPEPDEDGVRHVAVELWPAGHRFRRGHRVRVQVASGAYPRIARNPGTGAPIGTATEMLTADQEIFHSPAHPSTINLPVVR, encoded by the coding sequence GTGGTAGCCGTGGGAATGATGCGCCGGCTCGGGGTCACGGCGCTGGGGCTGCGGAACGGCCCCCACCGCGTCACCGTCGAGCGCGACCTGGAGGTCCCCGCCGCCGACGGCGTGACCCTCCTGGCCGACCGGTACGCCCCCGCCGACGTCGAAGGCGCGCCCACGGTGCTCGTCCGGTCCCCCTACGGCCGGCGCGGCCCCTTCGGGCTCATGTGCGGGCAGGCGTTCGCGTCCCACGGGTTCCAGGCCGTGGTGCAGAGCGTCCGCGGCGGATTCGGGTCCGGCGGGGTGTTCGAGGCGCTGGACGAGCGCGAGGACGGCCTCGCCACCATCGAGTGGCTGAAATCACAGCCCTGGTTCGGCGGGACGTTCGCGATGCACGGCCCGAGCTACCTCGGCTACGTCCAGTGGGCCGTCGCCGCCGAGGCCGGCCCCGCGCTGCGCGCCCTGTCGATGCAGGTCACCGCCTCGACGTTCCGCGAGGCCGTGCACGTCGGCGGGACGTTCGCGCTGGAGTCGACGCTCATCTGGGTGGACCTCACCGCGCGGATGAAGAACTCCCTGTCCGGCCTGACCACCGGCATCATGTCGCCGCGCCGCGCCCGCCGCGCCACCCTGTCCGGCAAGCCGATCGCCGAGCTCGACCGGCTCGCGACCGGCGAGCAGCAGCGCTTCTTCCAGGAACTGCTCGTCAACGGCCCCGACACCTCGTTCTGGGACAAGCGCGACTTCAGCCCCACCGTCTCGCGGGTCACGGCCCCGGTGAACATGACCGGCGGCTGGTACGACATCTTCCTGCCGTGGCAGATGCGCGACTACGCCGCGCTCCGCGCCGCCGGGCGCCGCCCGTACCTGACGATCGGCCCGTGGTTCCACGCCGACCAGCGCATGATGCGGCGCTCGGTCGGCGACTCGATCGCCTGGTTCCGCGCGCACCTGCTGGACGACCCGTCCGAGCTGCGGGAACAGCCCGTCCGGCTGTACATCACGGGCGCGGGCGAGTGGCGCGAGTTCCCCGACTGGCCCGTCCCCGGCATGCGGGAGGAACGCTGGCACCTCCAGCCGGCCGGGGCCCTGTCGCCGGACCCGCCGCCCGAGTCGGAGCCGGACGCCTACCGGTACGACCCCGACCACCCGACGCCGTTCCTCGGCGGCCCCACCCTGCTCGGCGAGACCCGCCCGTCCACCGACCAGCGGCGCCTGGAACGCCGCCGGGACGTGCTGACCTACACCTCCGCCGTCCTCGACGACGACCTGGAGATCATCGGGCCCGTCACCGCCGACCTGTACATCCGCTCGAACCGCGAGCACACCGACTTCGTGGTCCGGCTGTGCGACGTGACGCCCGACGGCGAGTCGCTGAACCTGTGCGAGGGGATGCGGCGCCTCGTCCCCGGCACCCCCGAACCGGACGAGGACGGCGTCCGCCACGTCGCCGTCGAACTGTGGCCGGCCGGTCACCGCTTCCGCCGCGGCCACCGCGTCCGCGTCCAGGTCGCGAGCGGCGCCTACCCGCGCATCGCCCGCAACCCCGGCACCGGCGCCCCCATCGGCACCGCCACCGAAATGCTCACCGCCGACCAGGAGATCTTCCACTCCCCCGCCCACCCGTCCACCATCAATCTCCCGGTGGTTCGTTAG
- a CDS encoding mechanosensitive ion channel family protein — protein sequence MGDLNWERVIAAGIVVAAALAVAVLLRLLTGRLFKRAGDTRATWDDMAARLIKDLAVPLSVVLGLWIAARVLQLPRGALDATAKVLAAAAILVITLAMARLISSGVSTFALARQGVAGNVTIFANITRVVVLGIGILVMLQSLGVSITPLLGALGVGGLAVALALQDTLANLFAGVHVLAAKTIEPGDYIKLATGQEGYVVDINWRNTTIRTLSDNIEVIPNMRFSDTILTNYHRPSQDMSILVDAKVTYEVDLDELEELLIEVGHEVMKEVQGGVADSEIFVRYKNFDDAAVGFHVILRSSEFGDQFRIRHEYLKRLHRVIRERGIAPPYWQHRVLIDDRTGRNGVTAAATGKTPDPVS from the coding sequence ATGGGGGATCTGAACTGGGAGAGAGTGATCGCCGCCGGGATCGTGGTGGCGGCCGCTCTCGCGGTCGCGGTGCTCCTGCGGCTGCTGACCGGCCGGCTGTTCAAGCGGGCCGGTGACACCCGGGCGACCTGGGACGACATGGCCGCGCGGCTGATCAAGGACCTGGCGGTGCCGCTGTCGGTGGTGCTCGGTCTCTGGATCGCCGCCAGGGTGCTGCAGCTGCCGCGCGGGGCGCTGGACGCCACGGCGAAGGTGCTCGCGGCCGCGGCCATCCTCGTGATCACGCTGGCGATGGCCCGCCTGATCTCCTCCGGTGTCAGCACGTTCGCGCTGGCCAGGCAGGGCGTCGCAGGGAATGTGACGATCTTCGCGAACATCACCCGGGTGGTCGTCCTCGGCATCGGCATCCTGGTGATGCTGCAGAGCCTCGGGGTGTCGATCACGCCGCTGCTCGGCGCCCTGGGCGTCGGCGGCCTCGCGGTGGCGCTCGCGCTGCAGGACACCCTCGCCAACCTGTTCGCGGGCGTGCACGTGCTGGCGGCCAAGACGATCGAGCCCGGCGACTACATCAAGCTGGCCACGGGCCAGGAGGGCTACGTCGTCGACATCAACTGGCGCAACACCACCATCCGGACGCTGTCGGACAACATCGAAGTCATCCCGAACATGCGGTTCTCCGACACGATCCTCACCAACTACCACCGTCCCTCGCAGGACATGTCCATCCTCGTGGACGCGAAGGTGACCTACGAGGTCGACCTGGACGAGCTGGAGGAGCTGCTCATCGAGGTCGGCCACGAGGTGATGAAGGAGGTGCAGGGCGGCGTGGCCGACAGCGAGATCTTCGTCCGGTACAAGAACTTCGACGACGCCGCCGTCGGCTTCCACGTGATTCTGCGGTCCTCGGAGTTCGGCGACCAGTTCCGCATCCGGCACGAGTACCTCAAGCGGCTGCACAGGGTCATCCGCGAGCGGGGCATCGCGCCGCCGTACTGGCAGCACCGCGTGCTCATCGACGACAGGACCGGCCGGAACGGCGTGACCGCCGCCGCCACCGGGAAGACCCCCGACCCGGTCTCCTGA